One part of the Arabidopsis thaliana chromosome 1 sequence genome encodes these proteins:
- the NAC001 gene encoding NAC domain containing protein 1 (NAC domain containing protein 1 (NAC001); FUNCTIONS IN: sequence-specific DNA binding transcription factor activity; INVOLVED IN: multicellular organismal development, regulation of transcription; LOCATED IN: cellular_component unknown; EXPRESSED IN: 7 plant structures; EXPRESSED DURING: 4 anthesis, C globular stage, petal differentiation and expansion stage; CONTAINS InterPro DOMAIN/s: No apical meristem (NAM) protein (InterPro:IPR003441); BEST Arabidopsis thaliana protein match is: NAC domain containing protein 69 (TAIR:AT4G01550.1); Has 2503 Blast hits to 2496 proteins in 69 species: Archae - 0; Bacteria - 0; Metazoa - 0; Fungi - 0; Plants - 2502; Viruses - 0; Other Eukaryotes - 1 (source: NCBI BLink).), translating into MEDQVGFGFRPNDEELVGHYLRNKIEGNTSRDVEVAISEVNICSYDPWNLRFQSKYKSRDAMWYFFSRRENNKGNRQSRTTVSGKWKLTGESVEVKDQWGFCSEGFRGKIGHKRVLVFLDGRYPDKTKSDWVIHEFHYDLLPEHQRTYVICRLEYKGDDADILSAYAIDPTPAFVPNMTSSAGSVVNQSRQRNSGSYNTYSEYDSANHGQQFNENSNIMQQQPLQGSFNPLLEYDFANHGGQWLSDYIDLQQQVPYLAPYENESEMIWKHVIEENFEFLVDERTSMQQHYSDHRPKKPVSGVLPDDSSDTETGSMIFEDTSSSTDSVGSSDEPGHTRIDDIPSLNIIEPLHNYKAQEQPKQQSKEKVISSQKSECEWKMAEDSIKIPPSTNTVKQSWIVLENAQWNYLKNMIIGVLLFISVISWIILVG; encoded by the exons ATGGAGGATCAAGTTGGGTTTGGGTTCCGTCCGAACGACGAGGAGCTCGTTGGTCACTATCTCCGTAACAAAATCGAAGGAAACACTAGCCGCGACGTTGAAGTAGCCATCAGCGAGGTCAACATCTGTAGCTACGATCCTTGGAACTTGCGCT tCCAGTCAAAGTACAAATCGAGAGATGCTATGTGGTACTTCTTCTCTCgtagagaaaacaacaaaggGAATCGACAGAGCAGGACAACGGTTTCTGGTAAATGGAAGCTTACCGGAGAATCTGTTGAGGTCAAGGACCAGTGGGGATTTTGTAGTGAGGGCTTTCGTGGTAAGATTGGTCATAAAAGGGTTTTGGTGTTCCTCGATGGAAGATACCCtgacaaaaccaaatctgATTGGGTTATCCACGAGTTCCACTACGACCTCTTACCAGAACATCAG AGGACATATGTCATCTGCAGACTTGAGTACAAGGGTGATGATGCGGACATTCTATCTGCTTATGCAATAGATCCCACTCCCGCTTTTGTCCCCAATATGACTAGTAGTGCAGGTTCTGTG GTCAACCAATCACGTCAACGAAATTCAGGATCTTACAACACTTACTCTGAGTATGATTCAGCAAATCATGGCCAGCAGTTTAATGAAAACTCTAACATTATGCAGCAGCAACCACTTCAAGGATCATTCAACCCTCTCCTTGAGTATGATTTTGCAAATCACGGCGGTCAGTGGCTGAGTGACTATATCGACCTGCAACAGCAAGTTCCTTACTTGGCACCTTATGAAAATGAGTCGGAGATGATTTGGAAGCATGTgattgaagaaaattttgagtttttggtaGATGAAAGGACATCTATGCAACAGCATTACAGTGATCACCGGCCCAAAAAACCTGTGTCTGGGGTTTTGCCTGATGATAGCAGTGATACTGAAACTGGATCAATG ATTTTCGAAGACACTTCGAGCTCCACTGATAGTGTTGGTAGTTCAGATGAACCGGGCCATACTCGTATAGATGATATTCCATCATTGAACATTATTGAGCCTTTGCACAATTATAAGGCACAAGAGCAACCAAAGCAGCAGAGCAAAGAAAAG GTGATAAGTTCGCAGAAAAGCGAATGCGAGTGGAAAATGGCTGAAGACTCGATCAAGATACCTCCATCCACCAACACGGTGAAGCAGAGCTGGATTGTTTTGGAGAATGCACAGTGGAACTATCTCAAGAACATGATCATTGGTGTCTTGTTGTTCATCTCCGTCATTAGTTGGATCATTCTTGTTGGTTAA
- the ARV1 gene encoding ARV1 family protein, whose translation MSTSSVNAWSVLITFFPFLGVSLFLSNFGFWFFNCFLWQIIFIDLILHRPKVYRHVLYNAINPATVNIQHLLWKLVFAYLLLDCYRSLLLRKSDEESSFSDSPVLLSIKVLIGVLSANAAFIISFAIATKGLLNEVSRRREIMLGIFISSYFKIFLLAMLVWEFPMSVIFFVDILLLTSNSMALKVMTESTMTRCIAVCLIAHLIRFLVGQIFEPTIFLIQIGSLLQYMSYFFRIV comes from the exons ATGAGTACATCGAGTGTGAACGCATGGTCTGTTTTAATCactttctttccctttttggGTGTTTCCCTATTTCTTtccaattttggtttttggttctttaattgttttctttggcAGATTATTTTCATCGATTTAATCCTTCACAGACCAAAGGTATATAGACACGTCCTCTACAATGCAATTAATCCAGCAACTGTCAATATTCAG CATCTGTTGTGGAAGTTGGTCTTCGCCTATCTTCTTCTAGACTGTT ATAGAAGCTTGCTACTGAGAAAAAGTGATGAAGAATCGAGCTTTTCTGATAGCCCTGTTCTTCTATCTATAAAG GTTCTGATTGGTGTCTTATCTGCAAACGCTGCATTTATCATCTCTTTTGCCATTGCGACTAAGGGTTTGCTAAATGAAGTTTCCAG aagaagagagattatgTTGGGGATATTCATCTCTAGTTACTTCAAGATATTTCTGCTTGCGATGTTG GTATGGGAATTCCCAATGtcagtgattttttttgtcgataTACTTCTCTTAACATCAAACTCCATGGCTCTTAAAG TGATGACTGAATCAACAATGACCAGATGCATAGCCGTATGCTTAATCGCGCACTTGATTAGATTCTTGGTGGGTCAGATTTTTGAGCCGACAATATTTTTGATACAAATTGGATCTCTGTTGCAATATATGTCTTATTTTTTCAGAATCGTATGA
- the ARV1 gene encoding ARV1 family protein (ARV1; CONTAINS InterPro DOMAIN/s: Arv1-like protein (InterPro:IPR007290); BEST Arabidopsis thaliana protein match is: Arv1-like protein (TAIR:AT4G01510.1); Has 311 Blast hits to 311 proteins in 154 species: Archae - 0; Bacteria - 0; Metazoa - 110; Fungi - 115; Plants - 42; Viruses - 0; Other Eukaryotes - 44 (source: NCBI BLink).): MAASEHRCVGCGFRVKSLFIQYSPGNIRLMKCGNCKEVADEYIECERMIIFIDLILHRPKVYRHVLYNAINPATVNIQHLLWKLVFAYLLLDCYRSLLLRKSDEESSFSDSPVLLSIKVLIGVLSANAAFIISFAIATKGLLNEVSRRREIMLGIFISSYFKIFLLAMLVWEFPMSVIFFVDILLLTSNSMALKVMTESTMTRCIAVCLIAHLIRFLVGQIFEPTIFLIQIGSLLQYMSYFFRIV, from the exons atgGCGGCGAGTGAACACAGATGCGTGGGATGTGGTTTTAGGGTAAAGTCATTGTTCATTCAATACTCTCCGGGTAACATTCGTCTCATGAAATGC GGAAATTGCAAGGAAGTAGCAGATGAGTACATCGAGTGTGAACGCATG ATTATTTTCATCGATTTAATCCTTCACAGACCAAAGGTATATAGACACGTCCTCTACAATGCAATTAATCCAGCAACTGTCAATATTCAG CATCTGTTGTGGAAGTTGGTCTTCGCCTATCTTCTTCTAGACTGTT ATAGAAGCTTGCTACTGAGAAAAAGTGATGAAGAATCGAGCTTTTCTGATAGCCCTGTTCTTCTATCTATAAAG GTTCTGATTGGTGTCTTATCTGCAAACGCTGCATTTATCATCTCTTTTGCCATTGCGACTAAGGGTTTGCTAAATGAAGTTTCCAG aagaagagagattatgTTGGGGATATTCATCTCTAGTTACTTCAAGATATTTCTGCTTGCGATGTTG GTATGGGAATTCCCAATGtcagtgattttttttgtcgataTACTTCTCTTAACATCAAACTCCATGGCTCTTAAAG TGATGACTGAATCAACAATGACCAGATGCATAGCCGTATGCTTAATCGCGCACTTGATTAGATTCTTGGTGGGTCAGATTTTTGAGCCGACAATATTTTTGATACAAATTGGATCTCTGTTGCAATATATGTCTTATTTTTTCAGAATCGTATGA
- the ARV1 gene encoding ARV1 family protein — protein sequence MIIFIDLILHRPKVYRHVLYNAINPATVNIQHLLWKLVFAYLLLDCYRSLLLRKSDEESSFSDSPVLLSIKVLIGVLSANAAFIISFAIATKGLLNEVSRRREIMLGIFISSYFKIFLLAMLVWEFPMSVIFFVDILLLTSNSMALKVMTESTMTRCIAVCLIAHLIRFLVGQIFEPTIFLIQIGSLLQYMSYFFRIV from the exons ATG ATTATTTTCATCGATTTAATCCTTCACAGACCAAAGGTATATAGACACGTCCTCTACAATGCAATTAATCCAGCAACTGTCAATATTCAG CATCTGTTGTGGAAGTTGGTCTTCGCCTATCTTCTTCTAGACTGTT ATAGAAGCTTGCTACTGAGAAAAAGTGATGAAGAATCGAGCTTTTCTGATAGCCCTGTTCTTCTATCTATAAAG GTTCTGATTGGTGTCTTATCTGCAAACGCTGCATTTATCATCTCTTTTGCCATTGCGACTAAGGGTTTGCTAAATGAAGTTTCCAG aagaagagagattatgTTGGGGATATTCATCTCTAGTTACTTCAAGATATTTCTGCTTGCGATGTTG GTATGGGAATTCCCAATGtcagtgattttttttgtcgataTACTTCTCTTAACATCAAACTCCATGGCTCTTAAAG TGATGACTGAATCAACAATGACCAGATGCATAGCCGTATGCTTAATCGCGCACTTGATTAGATTCTTGGTGGGTCAGATTTTTGAGCCGACAATATTTTTGATACAAATTGGATCTCTGTTGCAATATATGTCTTATTTTTTCAGAATCGTATGA
- the ARV1 gene encoding ARV1 family protein (ARV1; CONTAINS InterPro DOMAIN/s: Arv1-like protein (InterPro:IPR007290); BEST Arabidopsis thaliana protein match is: Arv1-like protein (TAIR:AT4G01510.1); Has 35333 Blast hits to 34131 proteins in 2444 species: Archae - 798; Bacteria - 22429; Metazoa - 974; Fungi - 991; Plants - 531; Viruses - 0; Other Eukaryotes - 9610 (source: NCBI BLink).), with translation MAASEHRCVGCGFRVKSLFIQYSPGNIRLMKCGNCKEVADEYIECERMIIFIDLILHRPKVYRHVLYNAINPATVNIQHLLWKLVFAYLLLDCYRSLLLRKSDEESSFSDSPVLLSIKVLIGVLSANAAFIISFAIATKGLLNEVSRRREIMLGIFISSYFKIFLLAMLVCCSFTSHLIPNIEVPNFLSIP, from the exons atgGCGGCGAGTGAACACAGATGCGTGGGATGTGGTTTTAGGGTAAAGTCATTGTTCATTCAATACTCTCCGGGTAACATTCGTCTCATGAAATGC GGAAATTGCAAGGAAGTAGCAGATGAGTACATCGAGTGTGAACGCATG ATTATTTTCATCGATTTAATCCTTCACAGACCAAAGGTATATAGACACGTCCTCTACAATGCAATTAATCCAGCAACTGTCAATATTCAG CATCTGTTGTGGAAGTTGGTCTTCGCCTATCTTCTTCTAGACTGTT ATAGAAGCTTGCTACTGAGAAAAAGTGATGAAGAATCGAGCTTTTCTGATAGCCCTGTTCTTCTATCTATAAAG GTTCTGATTGGTGTCTTATCTGCAAACGCTGCATTTATCATCTCTTTTGCCATTGCGACTAAGGGTTTGCTAAATGAAGTTTCCAG aagaagagagattatgTTGGGGATATTCATCTCTAGTTACTTCAAGATATTTCTGCTTGCGATGTTGGTATGTTGTAGCTTTACCTCTCACTTAATTCCTAATATTGAAGTTCCAAACTTCTTAAGCATTCCATAA
- the ARV1 gene encoding ARV1 family protein: MIIFIDLILHRPKVYRHVLYNAINPATVNIQVLIGVLSANAAFIISFAIATKGLLNEVSRRREIMLGIFISSYFKIFLLAMLVCCSFTSHLIPNIEVPNFLSIP, encoded by the exons ATG ATTATTTTCATCGATTTAATCCTTCACAGACCAAAGGTATATAGACACGTCCTCTACAATGCAATTAATCCAGCAACTGTCAATATTCAG GTTCTGATTGGTGTCTTATCTGCAAACGCTGCATTTATCATCTCTTTTGCCATTGCGACTAAGGGTTTGCTAAATGAAGTTTCCAG aagaagagagattatgTTGGGGATATTCATCTCTAGTTACTTCAAGATATTTCTGCTTGCGATGTTGGTATGTTGTAGCTTTACCTCTCACTTAATTCCTAATATTGAAGTTCCAAACTTCTTAAGCATTCCATAA
- the NGA3 gene encoding AP2/B3-like transcriptional factor family protein (NGATHA3 (NGA3); CONTAINS InterPro DOMAIN/s: Transcriptional factor B3 (InterPro:IPR003340); BEST Arabidopsis thaliana protein match is: AP2/B3-like transcriptional factor family protein (TAIR:AT4G01500.1); Has 1380 Blast hits to 1379 proteins in 72 species: Archae - 0; Bacteria - 0; Metazoa - 0; Fungi - 0; Plants - 1380; Viruses - 0; Other Eukaryotes - 0 (source: NCBI BLink).): protein MDLSLAPTTTTSSDQEQDRDQELTSNIGASSSSGPSGNNNNLPMMMIPPPEKEHMFDKVVTPSDVGKLNRLVIPKQHAERYFPLDSSNNQNGTLLNFQDRNGKMWRFRYSYWNSSQSYVMTKGWSRFVKEKKLDAGDIVSFQRGIGDESERSKLYIDWRHRPDMSLVQAHQFGNFGFNFNFPTTSQYSNRFHPLPEYNSVPIHRGLNIGNHQRSYYNTQRQEFVGYGYGNLAGRCYYTGSPLDHRNIVGSEPLVIDSVPVVPGRLTPVMLPPLPPPPSTAGKRLRLFGVNMECGNDYNQQEESWLVPRGEIGASSSSSSALRLNLSTDHDDDNDDGDDGDDDQFAKKGKSSLSLNFNP, encoded by the coding sequence ATGGATCTATCCCTGGCTccgacaacaacaacaagttcCGACCAAGAACAAGACAGAGACCAAGAATTAACCTCCAACATCGGAGCAAGCAGCAGCTCCGGTCCCAgcggaaacaacaacaaccttccgatgatgatgattccaCCTCCGGAGAAAGAACACATGTTCGACAAAGTGGTAACACCAAGCGACGTCGGAAAACTCAACAGACTCGTGATCCCTAAACAACACGCTGAGAGGTATTTCCCTCTAGACTCCTCAAACAACCAAAACGGCACGCTTTTGAACTTCCAAGACAGAAACGGCAAGATGTGGAGATTCCGTTACTCGTATTGGAACTCTAGCCAGAGCTACGTTATGACCAAAGGATGGAGCCGTTTCgtcaaagagaaaaagctCGATGCAGGAGACATTGTCTCTTTCCAACGAGGCATCGGAGATGAGTCAGAAAGATCCAAACTTTACATAGATTGGAGGCATAGACCCGACATGAGCCTCGTTCAAGCACATCAGTTTggtaattttggtttcaatttcaatttcccGACCACTTCTCAATATTCCAACAGATTTCATCCATTGCCAGAATATAACTCCGTCCCGATTCACCGGGGCTTAAACATCGGAAATCACCAACGTTCCTATTATAACACCCAGCGTCAAGAGTTCGTAGGGTATGGTTATGGGAATTTAGCTGGAAGGTGTTACTACACGGGATCACCGTTGGATCATAGGAACATTGTTGGATCAGAGCCGTTGGTTATAGACTCAGTCCCTGTGGTTCCCGGGAGATTAACTCCGGTGATGTTACCGCCGCTTCCTCCGCCTCCTTCTACGGCGGGAAAGAGACTAAGGCTCTTTGGGGTGAATATGGAATGTGGCAATGACTATAATCAACAAGAAGAGTCATGGTTGGTGCCACGTGGCGAAATTGgtgcatcttcttcttcttcttcagctctaCGACTAAATTTATCGActgatcatgatgatgataatgatgatggtgatgatggcGATGATGATCAATTTGCTAAGAAAGGGAAGTCTTCACTTTCTCTCAATTTCAATCCATGA
- the NGA3 gene encoding AP2/B3-like transcriptional factor family protein, which produces MDLSLAPTTTTSSDQEQDRDQELTSNIGASSSSGPSGNNNNLPMMMIPPPEKEHMFDKVVTPSDVGKLNRLVIPKQHAERYFPLDSSNNQNGTLLNFQDRNGKMWRFRYSYWNSSQSYVMTKGWSRFVKEKKLDAGDIVSFQRGIGDESERSKLYIDWRHRPDMSLVQAHQFEYNSVPIHRGLNIGNHQRSYYNTQRQEFVGYGYGNLAGRCYYTGSPLDHRNIVGSEPLVIDSVPVVPGRLTPVMLPPLPPPPSTAGKRLRLFGVNMECGNDYNQQEESWLVPRGEIGASSSSSSALRLNLSTDHDDDNDDGDDGDDDQFAKKGKSSLSLNFNP; this is translated from the exons ATGGATCTATCCCTGGCTccgacaacaacaacaagttcCGACCAAGAACAAGACAGAGACCAAGAATTAACCTCCAACATCGGAGCAAGCAGCAGCTCCGGTCCCAgcggaaacaacaacaaccttccgatgatgatgattccaCCTCCGGAGAAAGAACACATGTTCGACAAAGTGGTAACACCAAGCGACGTCGGAAAACTCAACAGACTCGTGATCCCTAAACAACACGCTGAGAGGTATTTCCCTCTAGACTCCTCAAACAACCAAAACGGCACGCTTTTGAACTTCCAAGACAGAAACGGCAAGATGTGGAGATTCCGTTACTCGTATTGGAACTCTAGCCAGAGCTACGTTATGACCAAAGGATGGAGCCGTTTCgtcaaagagaaaaagctCGATGCAGGAGACATTGTCTCTTTCCAACGAGGCATCGGAGATGAGTCAGAAAGATCCAAACTTTACATAGATTGGAGGCATAGACCCGACATGAGCCTCGTTCAAGCACATCAGTTTg AATATAACTCCGTCCCGATTCACCGGGGCTTAAACATCGGAAATCACCAACGTTCCTATTATAACACCCAGCGTCAAGAGTTCGTAGGGTATGGTTATGGGAATTTAGCTGGAAGGTGTTACTACACGGGATCACCGTTGGATCATAGGAACATTGTTGGATCAGAGCCGTTGGTTATAGACTCAGTCCCTGTGGTTCCCGGGAGATTAACTCCGGTGATGTTACCGCCGCTTCCTCCGCCTCCTTCTACGGCGGGAAAGAGACTAAGGCTCTTTGGGGTGAATATGGAATGTGGCAATGACTATAATCAACAAGAAGAGTCATGGTTGGTGCCACGTGGCGAAATTGgtgcatcttcttcttcttcttcagctctaCGACTAAATTTATCGActgatcatgatgatgataatgatgatggtgatgatggcGATGATGATCAATTTGCTAAGAAAGGGAAGTCTTCACTTTCTCTCAATTTCAATCCATGA